Proteins encoded by one window of Drosophila melanogaster chromosome X:
- the Antdh gene encoding antennal dehydrogenase: MERWQNRVAVVTGASSGIGSAIAKDLVLAGMTVVGLARRVDRVKELQRELPAEKRGKLFALYCDVGNESSVNEAFDWIIQKLGAIDVLVNNAGTLQPGYLVDMNPAVMQQVLQTNIMGIVLCTQRAVRSMRERKFDGHVVLINSILGHKTMTATEGVAPDVNVYPPSKHAVTALAEGYRQEFFGLGTRIKITSVSPGVVDTEIVPDSIREAIKDRMLHSEDIAQGVLYAIATPPHVQVHELIIKPLGETM, encoded by the exons ATGGAACGCTGGCAGAATCGCGTGGCCGTCGTCACTGGCGCCAGTTCGGGCATCGGATCGGCCATAGCCAAGGATCTGGTCCTAGCCGGAATGACGGTGGTGGGTCTGGCCCGACGTGTCGATCGCGTCAAGGAGCTGCAGAGGGAGCTGCCGGCGGAGAAGCGCGGCAAACTTTTTGCCCTCTACTGCGACGTGGGCAACGAGAGTTCCGTAAACGAGGCCTTCGATTGGATCATCCAAAAGTTGGGCGCCATCGATGTGCTGGTCAACAATGCCGGCACCCTGCAACCCGGCTATCTGGTGGACATGAATCCGGCCGTAATGCAGCAGGTATTGCAGACGAACATCATGGGCATCGTGCTGTGCACCCAGCGAGCGGTGCGTTCCATGCGGGAGCGCAAGTTCGACGGCCATGTGGTGCTCATCAATAGCATCCTGGGGCACAAGACCATGACGGCCACGGAGGGCGTGGCGCCCGATGTGAACGTCTATCCGCCCAGCAAGCATGCAGTTACAGCGCTGGCCGAAGGATATCGCCAGGAGTTCTTCGGCCTGGGCACCCGCATCAAGATTACG AGCGTCAGTCCGGGCGTGGTGGACACGGAGATCGTGCCGGACAGCATTAGGGAGGCCATCAAGGATCGAATGCTCCACTCCGAGGACATCGCACAGGGAGTGCTGTACGCCATCGCCACACCGCCACATGTCCAGGTGCACGAGCTGATCATCAAGCCACTTGGCGAGACCATGTAG
- the CG1394 gene encoding uncharacterized protein, isoform A: protein MSNSFSYWNGQPLNAPVYPQMGDFMQHSAAGAAAPPPLSATAAAPGLGSAGGLGGWPSQGAAQAHSMLPYAGGAGGMPAAMPGAMPGVMPGAMSGAMPGAMPGAMSCGMPITGAQHIVPPPVDRSIYGDIPGRNEPCIDNGEAFCAYNGMDMSMNYGGGSASKGGFW, encoded by the coding sequence ATGTCGAATTCGTTTTCGTACTGGAATGGCCAGCCGTTGAATGCTCCCGTTTATCCGCAGATGGGTGACTTCATGCAGCACTCTGCCGCTGGAGCAGCCGCTCCACCACCActatcagcaacagcagcagcaccaggaTTAGGATCAGCCGGCGGACTAGGAGGTTGGCCTAGCCAGGGCGCAGCTCAGGCACACTCCATGCTACCATACGCCGGAGGAGCCGGTGGCATGCCGGCTGCCATGCCGGGTGCCATGCCGGGCGTCATGCCGGGTGCCATGTCGGGTGCCATGCCGGGTGCCATGCCGGGTGCCATGTCGTGTGGCATGCCCATTACAGGAGCCCAGCATATAGTGCCGCCACCCGTGGACCGTTCAATATATGGAGACATACCCGGACGAAATGAACCGTGCATCGACAATGGCGAAGCCTTCTGCGCCTACAACGGCATGGACATGAGCATGAACTACGGCGGAGGCAGTGCATCCAAGGGTGGCTTCTGGTAG
- the CG15200 gene encoding uncharacterized protein, which yields MSNGFSFWNGQPVNAPIFPQMGDAINVGSQWSSSVAPGSCGPRTRPMLQSMGDFQPMRCPPVPPNFFGQPHAMGTGFGDDQGPCEPCIDNGEAFCAYNGLDMSCAGRIKGDFW from the coding sequence ATGTCGAACGGTTTTTCCTTCTGGAACGGACAGCCAGTGAATGCGCCTATCTTTCCCCAAATGGGTGATGCCATAAACGTTGGTAGCCAGTGGTCGTCCAGCGTGGCACCAGGATCCTGTGGACCAAGAACTCGACCGATGCTGCAGAGCATGGGCGATTTCCAGCCGATGAGATGTCCTCCAGtgccacccaacttctttggcCAGCCGCACGCCATGGGAACTGGATTTGGAGATGATCAGGGACCCTGCGAACCCTGCATCGATAATGGAGAAGCCTTCTGCGCCTACAACGGCTTGGATATGAGCTGTGCCGGGAGAATTAAGGGCGATTTCTGGTAG